The Silene latifolia isolate original U9 population chromosome Y, ASM4854445v1, whole genome shotgun sequence sequence ACAAAGGCGCTCGCTAGCTCACTCGATGCAACCCCAGCAAATAATAATAAGCAATCATCAACCACCTGTCAGTCATAAGAATGACAACCACAGTCAGTAAGGTTTAACTCGGACATCCTCCTAGCCATATTACATCACGATAAAGCAATCAAGTAGTTAAGACAAATCAATATGTAAATAACTTACCAATAACATATTATACAATTAAAATTATAAGCTCACTATAATTAAACaaactttaaactaaataaaTCAAATGAGTCATTTAACAAACGTAAACTTATTAAACAAACATATTAAATCAGTTACCACTCAGTAAGGCGAAACGTCAAGGTAACCCATCATTGTTACCTTAACCCTACGGTAGGACCACGATAAATATATCCCCGATTCGACAATCACCAAGCCTACAAACATCAGGGCTGATGACCCCATAGACTCCATATCAGCCAATAAACAACCGGGCTAATAGGACAACTCCGACCTGCCTAGACTGCCCATACACAGAGCTACTAGGATACAAGTGAAGCGGATAAATTAAGACGATTCATAATTACTGGAATTGGTGAACTAATTAATTAATATGAAGCAAATATATACTATAAGGGTTATGAGTATGTAACTGCAACACTGATACCAATACGACGCAGCAAAAATAATTGACAAAAGTACATATACAATACCATCTTATTTTCCTATTCTAAACAGTAACAAAATCAATAAGAGGTATTCTATTATATTTTTCATGACTAATCACCAGCTACCTACGTAACTTTTCATGCAACATACTCCACTCTTATGATTTAATAAGCAGGCTAAACAAAGGCACTAAAACTATCACATATTGATTATATTATAAACATACATACTGCTACTTACTAGTAGTAAAATTAAGAAGTCTAGCCTACTTTTCGTAATTGTGCAACACCATTAATCCATTATTAAAACCAAAACCATCATTAGTTCTAATTACTAACTAGACGACAAGATTAAAAACACTTAGCCCAGATTAACTCTAGGCACATGTCATTGCTCATATTTACAATGGTaacatatttaatattaatattattagaagTCAATACAAAAATAACCCACGCAGACATGTTATGCATACTCAATGAAATCAACCCATACTAGTAGAAGAACGAAACTCGTACAACTATATACGCAAATGGCAAAAGGACTAACTTAACCAAACTACTAACAATCTTCATTTGATCAATCAACATAAGCCAAACGTGTAAATAACTTGCACCATTATTAATGAATCTAACATACTAGACCGCAAAACCGCAACGTAATACCAAGGACAGTCGTTTATGTTACCTTTTAGCACTTAATCTTCAATCGAATCGTCAACAACGTAAGAGTCGGCGTCCGGGTCATCCGAGTTTGAACCTATGTCGAAAACGGAACGAAACGGCGTTAACTTACACATTTTAAGGCTACAGGGTCACGTATTAAAGGAGGCGAAGTGGAACGAAAATAATATGAATATGATCCTTACCGCGAGGTGAAGAGAATGGCGCAAAAATTACTGAAAACCGTTAAGAAATGAGTGAGAACTGAGATGCCGAAGGTAGGTATTTGGTGAGCACAAAAATGACGAAGAGATGATGATATTTGGTTTATGAGATAAATTGAGTGGCGTCAGACCTCTCTTTAAAGAAAATAAAGTAATAGAAACGTGGGATTTCCCCAAGGATCGTGGAGATGTGATTTAGGTCTACCAACAACCTTATCATACGAGGTTGACTCTCTGATAGGCTACAGTTAATAACCTTAACGATTAAACATCATCTCAAGACGGTCTAGCATAGAATAATAAAATGACGTAGTCTActtaaataaaatatttatttcaatATTAAAATATGAGTCGGAAATAATTTAATTTATATACTTTATAAAATAGTCTAGTACGCATAGTTTATAAAATTATCTCCCTATCATATTAAATAAATATGACGACTTAGAAAAATTATAAAATCAATTAAAGAAATTTAAAGCTCGAGAGTAACTAACATTAGACGGAATATGCGGGTGTTACAGTCTCCCCTACTtctaaaaagtttcgccctcgaaacttaacTTGAGAAAAAAGAAGGTAGGAAAGAAGAGAACGAAACTAATTAAATAGGGTGATAATACTTAATCACCTTTCTCAAAACGATTGGGGTGCTTTGCTCGCATAGAATCTTCAGTTACCCATGTCTCTTCCTCGAACTTGTCGCACCTCCAAAGGACTTTAACTAAAGGCAAAACCTTATTCCTGAGGCGCTTTTCCTTCTTATCCCAAATGCGAATAGGTCGCTCCTCATAGGTCAGGTTAGGCTCAATTTCCAAGATTTCAGTTTGCAGGACGTGACCGGGATCGCTAATGTACTTCCTTAGCTGAGAAATATGGAACACGTCATGAACCTTCCCAAGATTAGCTGGCAACTCCAATTTATATGCCACCAGACCAATTCTCTTAATCACCTCATAAGGACCCACATACTTAGGACTCAGCTTCCCTTTGATCCCAAACCTCTTAACACCCTTCATCAGAGATACTTTGAGAAACACCTTGTCACCTACCTCGAACTCCAAAGGTTGTCGTCTTATATCTGTGTAAGATTTCTGCCTATCTTGTGTTGCCTTCATCCTTTCTCAAATCAGCTTGACGCCGTCAATGGTCTCTTGTAGCTTCTCAGGACCCAATTCACGGACTTCACTAGCTTGATCCCAACATAAAGGACTGCGGCATTTCCTCCCGTACAAAGCCTTATAAGGAGCCATCTTGATACTTgcatgataactgttgttgtaggaaaactcgACCAAAGGTAAATTCTTCTCCTAACTCGCTTGAAAATCCAAGGCACAAGCACGGAGCATGTCTTCAAGAGTTTGAATAGTTCTCTCcgtctgtccatctgtagcggcatgaaaagctgtactcatcatcaacttgctaCCCATAGCTTTTTGCAATGCTTGCCAAAAACGGGAACGAAATCTCGGATCTCGATCAGACACAATCTCTAAAGGAACACGGTGATATCTTACTATCTCATCCACATAAGCACTTGCCAAACGATCTAAACTCCAAGTCTCCTTAATTGGCACAAAACGAGCACACTTCGTCAGACGatccacgatcacccaaacaGCATCTTTACCACCAACAGTTCTTGGCAatgccatcacaaagtccatagagatagactcccacTTCCAATTAGGAATCGCCAACGGCTGCAACAAACCACCTGGTCTCTTTTGATCAATTTTAACCTGCTGAGAAATAAGACACTTACTCACATACTCAGCAATGTCATTCCTCATCCGGGGCCACCAAAGCTGGAGCTTCAAATCTtgatacatcttatcaccacctggatgtactgaatatggtgtgttATGCGCCTCACTCAAAATATTTATTTTCAACGCGGCATCGTCAGGGATACACCATCTACCTCGAAACTTGAGAACCCCATCTGGATTGACTTCAAAACCAATAGCCTTACCATCTCCCAATATAGAACAAATTCCAGCTAACTTATTATCAGCTACCTGCTTCTCTCGGATCTCATGGAATAACTCCGGTTTAGCCACCATGGCATTCAAACATGCGCTACTAGGTTCTACAAACTCCAAGTTAAGCTTCCTAAACTCTGCACACAAATCATCTGGCAAAATTCTGATAGAGTTAACGGAATGAACGgtcttcctactaagggcatcagctacaacattggccttcccttcatgataaagcAACTCCACATCATAATCATTAACCAACTCTAACCAGCGTCTCTGTCTCGGGTTTAAGTCCTTTTGAGTGTAAATGTAcctgagactcttgtgatcggtGTAGATGCGGCATCGAACTCCAATCAAGTAGTGTCGCCATATATTAAGAGCATGTACCACAACTGCAAACTCCAAATCGTGTGTCGGATAGTTCACTTCGTGGACATTcaactgcctcgaagcataagcaaTCACTCTTCTATTCTGCATTAGGACACAACCCAGCCCattcttagaagcatcacaaaagaCATCAAACTCAACACCATCTTCGGGTAAGGTCAAAACAGGAGCAGAAGATAGTCTTGCCACTAGtagaaaaatattttttttgcGGCTCTCTATTTGAAGCGTTTAGACGAACGAcagcaaataattttttttttttaagttataCTACTATGTGCGGCGTTTTTAGGGAAAAACGCCACATATAACTTATATGCGGCGTCCAAACTGAAAAACGCAGCAAATAGAAATAattatttagaaaatgaaataaagtCACTCACTTACTCAACAGTCACCACCACATATCTGGctagggcagagtacggatcgggtatttgatccaaagtgctagttcggatcggatactcatattagaaatcctgaagttagatatccaatatccaaaccaaatgtctcggatatccaatgttcgggtatccaaaataatcggatcagatgcggatatccatcgaatatccatacttttgaatcttatttatatatatatatatatatatatatatatatatatatatatatatatatatatatatatatatatatatatatatatatatatatatatatatatatatatatatatatatatatataaccttcatttttataaaaaacttggtatcagagccatggaagTATATATAATTTATGAGAGTTAGGTCATAATTCAACACTTTTTCATCTTATGAGTTTACACGTACTTAATACGGGTAAGTCTCGTAAAAAAAAAGATGATCAAGAGGTTGAATATCCTCAGAATTTAGATTTGCTAAACAAATGGACAATTCCAGAAGTTAGCAAAAGAACTATTTATAATTATGGATTTTTTGAATATATTCGGTTAAAACACAGAGTTAAAACCACAGAGGAATCTATTTCTCTAAATAATGAAGAAATGTATCTTCAACTTTTAAATAATAATGACTTAGAACCATTAAGAAAATCTAAACATCAATTTATTCATATTGGTTTAGTCCAAGTGGCTTTTAAACCACTAACTCGGAAGGATTACGGAAAGTTTTATTGCGGCCTTAAGAGATGGCAGAAATTTGAATTGGCAAAAGTCAATTATTGGAGTTGTTAAATCCAGTTTGGCTCATGGTCCAGTCTATTTTGACGTTTATCCAAATTTACAATTATCTTTAACAGATGCTAATATATTAGATGCTTTAACTTTGAATGTTAAAACTCATGGTTACAATTATGCTAAAGGATCTGAATTAATTTGTATTTGCTACAGGATTTATTATAAACCTTTATATACGTTAAATTCTCACTGTAGATTAGCTGATAAAGCTATAAATGAAACTATTATTATTGAAACCAATTGTAACAGATCTAATATCACTACTAGAAAGGCTATTAAATGGGAAGAAATATCTTTTCCTGAAAATTGGACAATTACTCAGGCTATGCCTCCACAACCGATTATGGAAACTAATTTACTTGATGTacatcaaactcctgaaggagctGTTACTTTAAATTTTGGTAACAATCATTTTCGACCAAGAAGTAGTACTTCAAAAATGACTAGATCTTTTTCTAATAGGACTTTTATTTCAGCCCTTGATCAAGACTTAGACATACCTAGTACATCTAGGtgttcaacttctcaattaagagatgaagattttattgAAACAAATGAAGATGTTTTAAGAATGCATCCTGATAAAATTTTAAGACGACATTCTAAAAAGGAAGCGGACACATTGTCCCAAATGAGTTATACTGATGATTAATAAGTCCTTACTAGATTTTTCTCCTGGTTCAACAAccagaaaattaattagtaatgaATTTCAATCTCCCAGTtgggaaaaatttagaaattggttttttcataattttgatgaAGAACAGCAAGATATTTTGCAAAATGAGTTTTATGATTACTGCAAGTCAGTAaatgaaattatttattttgtTCCTTTATATTGttcaacttatttatataatcaTTTGACTATctttgaaagaaattttgaacttctcAATGTAAATGAAGTTAAAGGGGTTTATCCTCCCCTTAAAAAATTTAAATTAGACGGGTGTTCTTTCATGCCCCTTTCAAAAATTTATGAAAATGAGACTATTACAACAACTACTAAACATTTAAATTTTTTAATTGAGCAGAATAATTATGCTAATATATCTTTAAAAATTCTTGGTGAACACATTACAGATTTACATCATAAAACTAATAAAGTCATTAATCTTCTTAATCAAGTCATCCAGAATACCAAAGCTGAATAAAATTCTTCTTCACAAGATTTTGTTCCTATTATTAAAAGTCCTCCTGAAATAaagaattttaattttttatcggATATTAAAAATGAACAGCTAATAAGTAAGTTAGCTGAAAAGAAttcaaaattaaatttaaataCTTTAAATGAAGAATTGTATCCAGATTTCAAAGATGATTTGAATGTTGTCACAAGAAATAAATGGGGCCAAAAACCTATTAATACTTTGTATTATAATAAACGACCTTCACCTGTAGATATTATGCAGGAAGAAAATGCTGAGATTATTGGTAACAGTTATCGTGGAACTGATATCTACGAATGGAatatagattattttgttgaaaaGCAAATTCATAACCATTGTCATAGAATGCTAATGTATTCTCAATGTTGTAAAAATGCAAATAATAGTGATTCAAATGTTGCTAAAATGATAATATCAGAATTTTTCAGGTCAACTTAAAGGATGGTGGGATAATTACCTCACTAACGAACAAAAGGTAGCTATTCTGACAACTACAGAAATTAAAAATGAAGTAATCACAGAAACTACGGTTTACACTTTACTTGTTAATATACTTGAACATTTTACTGGTCAATATGGGAATAATTATGATTCCACAAGAACTCTTTTACAAAATTTTAGATGTAAAACTTTAACTGATTTTAGGTGGTACAAAGACACCTTCCTTAGTAGAGTCATGCTTTTACCTGAATGCAATAGCTCTCATTGGAAAGCCAAATTTATTGATGGTTTACCATATTTATTTGCAGAAAGAATCAGAAAGATTCTTCGTGGAGATAATCCTTCTATTAATTATGAACATTATAATTATGGTCACCTTATTAAAGCATGTACAGCAGAAGGTATAAACCtctgtaatgagattaaattaaatcaacaacTCAAGCACCAAAATATTATTGAAAGAAATCAATTAGGAgaattttgtgaacaatttggCATGGATATGCCTTCTACTTCTCGTAGAAAACAACACAAAGGTAAGGATAAAACTTATTATCCTAGATATAAGAAGAGAAGATATTCTAAAgaaaaattagaaggaaaaactCATCGAAAACTCAGAGAAAACTCAGAGAAAGTTTCGTAAAAAACATTACAGAAAAGGAGATTATGTACCTCCAAAGGAAATAAGATGTTTCAAATGTAATAAAAAACGTCATATGGCAAACAATTGCTGGacccaaaaacaaattaataatttagATATAGATGATGATCTTAAAGACAAGATTTCAAAATTATTTCTTAATGAACAAAATCTACAAAGTGGAACTGAAACTTTGTCAGATGATTCTAGTAATTCCAGTAATAATTTAAAAATTCTTAAAGATGATTCTTTCTATACAGATAGTAGTTCTGCAACTACTAGTTCAGAATGTGAACCATGTGGAGAGGGAAAAGTTTGTATTAATCCCAAAAAAGATGAATTCTTTAATCTTTTATCCAATTTTCAAGATGCAAAAATACAAGTTCTCACCAATAATAATTGGTTGGATATGTTAAAAGCTATCCCAAATGCAGAATTAAGGTCTCAAATTATTGAAAATatacctagcacttctcataataaTTTTGATTATAACAAAGAATAAGAATTTCTGAAGAAAAACCTTATTctttaaatgaagtttataaacgtctccaaaataaaaatacaacttctagtccttcttctttacaagatATTTTGAAAGAGATGGATAATTTAAAATCTGAAATTAAACATCTTAAAATTGAAGAACAAAGAAATGATATAAGAATTTCTAATCTtgaaaaactttttatttttcaacaTGATTTGATAAATAATGATCAGGAAACTAAAGGTAAAAAGGTTGATAACCATGATATTATTATCCCTGACTTTATCCCTAATTTAGATGGTAAAGATCAAGCTATGCAACTTGCTAATACACCCCCAGAATTAGAGAGAAATAAAAAATTTCTCCAAACCATAAATATGGTTGCTGGCCAAAAATGGTATGTTAAGATCTTACTCAGGATTAATAATCAATTTTCTAaagaatttattgctttaattgacACTGGAGCAGACTTAAATGTTATACAAGAAGGAGAAATTGACTCCATGTATTTTGTCAAAACTACTCAAAGTTTATCTCAAGCAGGAGGAGATAAATTAGATATTGAATTTAAACTCCCAAAAGCTGATATATGTGTTAATAACACCTGCATTCCTTTAAGCTTTCTTTTAGTCAAGAATAAACTCTCAGTTCCTATTATTCTTGGAACACCTTTCATAACAAAAATTTATCCCTTTACTATGAGATAATAAGAATTTAACGcaaattatcaaggaaaaactattACTTTTAATTTTATTATGAAACCTTTTATGAAGGCGATAAATgaaatttatagaaaaatttctttaaaagaaaatcaattaagtTTTTTAAAACATGAAGTTAATATTTTGACATTAGATCAAAAGCTTAATAATcctaaattaaaacaaaaaattattgATATTGAAAACCAATTTTCTCTATCTATTTGCAATGATCATCCTAATGCTTTTTGGAATAGAAAAAAGCATGTAGTAAATCTTCCTTATGAAGAAGATTTTAAAGAAGAAAATGTTCCTACCAAGGCTAGACCTTGTCAAATGAATTCAGAATATTTGGAATTTTGCAAAAAAGAAATAAGTTCTCTTATAGAGAAAAATCTTATTGGACCATCCAAATCACCATGGTCATGTACAGCTTTTTATCTTAACAAAAATGCTGAAAAGGAACGAGGAGTTCCTATAttagttattaattataaacctttaaataaAGTTTTAAAATGGATTAGATATCCAATTCCTAATAAAAAAGATTCATTAGATCGTTTGTATAAAGCTCTCATATTctctaaatttgatttaaaatctggTTATTGGCATATTCAAATTGACCCAGCAGACAGATACAAAACTGCttttaatgttccttttggacaatatgaatggcatgttatgccttttggtttaaaaAATGCTCCATCGGAATTTCAGAAAATTATGAatgatatttttaacaattatagTCATTTTATCATAGTTTATATTGATGGCATTCTCATCTTCTCTATGAATATAGAAGAACATTTTAAGCATTtagatattttcaaaaaaaattgtcatatctaatggtttagtaatttctaaaactaaaatgtctttatTTCAGACTAAAGTCAGATTTTTAGGTCATAATATTGAGAAAGGCCAAATTATTCCTATTAATAGAAGTATTGAATTTGGGTCTAAATTCCCAGATGAAATTATTGACAAAACTCAACTTCAAAGATTCTTAGGAAGTTTGAATTATATTTCACCTTATTATGATGATTTGGCGAAAGATACAACTATTTTATATGACAGGTTGAAGAAGAATCCCTGTGCTTGGTCTAATGATCACACGAAAGATGTTAgaaaaattaagagtaaagttaTATCTTTACCATGCCTTAGTTTGGCAAATCCTCAGTGGGAAAAAATAGTAGAAACTGATGCTTCAGATATTGGTTATGGAGGGATTCTTAAACAAATTGATCCCAATAATAAACAGGAATTTTTAGTCCGTTTCTATTCAGGGAAATGGAATTCTGCACAATCTCattatgcaactgttgctaaagaagttttagccatagtctgatgtgttttaaaatttcaaaatgatttataTAACCAAAAATTTACAATAAGAACAGATTGTAGTTCTGCGAAATTTATGTTTCAAAAAGATTTTAAACATGATGTTTCCAAACAAATGTTTGCAAGGTGGCAAGCTCATTTAGccccttttgattttgaaatacGTTATAAAAAAGGATCTGATAATCATCTCCCTGATTTTTTAACAAGGGAGTATTTAACTCTATAAGAGTTTGTTATTTTTTTCATGAATGGATTTTGGTCGAGGCCGTGGCCGTGGCCGCTTTATGCATCCTTCTAATAGAGGGAGAGGAAGACAATCATCCTCAATTATCAAATATGGGAATAACCCAGGACAATCATCCTCAATTATCGGATATGGGAATAACCCAGGACAATCATCCGAAATTATCAAAGCTGGGAATAACCCAGAACCAGGTTCATCATCTGGTTATTTAAGACCAAGTAATACCTTGGCACAATATGGGGGAAAAAGGCTAATAGccaaaaatttatgtgataatatcACAAAAGAAGAATATGATAAATTCCAAATATGGAAACAAAAAGAACTTAATATAAGTTCTCCATCtttcaaaaaaattatgaaagatTCTCTTGATGAAAAAGAGAAAATGGTGAAATCACCAGAGGAAAGGGAGATTATTATACTCCAGAATTCTGACAAAAAATGGGAAGATAATCCCTGGTTATTATATAACCGCTATTTAACAAATAACCAGTACCCTATGGAGACTTATAAAAGTCGGGGTTTTTATGAAGGAATTCTTTCTGAAAATGAATGCAATTTCTCTCATTGGGAAGATCCAGGAAATTtctggaaattttcaaaaattaatatcAAAAGGATAATATCCATAGAAGAATGGGGAATAACTCCATCTAATTCCAAAACTTTGATAAACAAAAATAATGTTAAAGTTGAGTACAATTATTGGGATTATATCCAGGCTTTCGACAAAGTTTTCTTATATGAAAACCCTACAAAGAGCCACACATGGCTAATAAAAATTTACCCGGAAGTTTTTGACCAAAATTTACCAAATTGGTTAATCAAATGATGGCAATTTTATGGAACTAATGAAGACATTCTGCCACAAATGTTTAAAAATCTTTATAATGAATGGAAAGATTTGCTTCCAAAAACTGATCAGGATGATATTCCTGGAatcattcaattaaatttctTTATTGAATTTTCTATTCCCTGGATTTGGAAATTTATCCCCAAAACAGGATATAATGATCTcaaattattttgtttaaaaagAGAATCTTATTCTCGCTTTTGGGAAGCAATGATGagacaagataaagatacaaatgAGTTAAAGTGTATTTACACaatcaatttaattcaagacaagaTTGATAGTCTGATTATCTTCAATGCTGAAGAATCTGGTGAATTGGAAGAACACCAGTTATCTGAAGAATTATTTCAGGTTGAAAATAAATCTGAAGCTGAAATTCTTAGCCATTTTTCTAGATTGGCAGAAAAGGCTTTAGCTCAAAGACAAATGCATGAGGATAGTAAATCCCAGACAAGCGATGTATCAATGGCAATATCTACAGCATCCAATAGCAAGAATAAATTTGACATTCTTCAAGATGCTCAGGAAATGGAAGCAGAGATAGAAGTTCAATTATTAATAGAAGAAGAACTAACCAATAAAAAGGCCAGAGATGTCAAACCAAAAGACAAAGGGAAAATAGTGGAATAGAAATACCACTGTCAAAACGCAAGCCGTAATAATAGAGCACTAGCAAATGGAGCACTAGCAATAAGCACTAATAAAGTGTCAATAGTCTTAAGGACTAATTTCAAAAGCTTTTATAAAGCTTACAGTAACAATTACTGTTTTGTGAATAGTTTTTATTTTTGCCTATATAAACAGGCATTTGTTTTAGTTTAGGGCAGGCTTCTCCTACCCGctctctagttttctctctcTCCCCCTTGTAAATCTTCTTTCTTAATTAATAAAAACTCGTCAACCGTTTGTCTTCCATTCTGAGCACAACCTAAGTTTGTaagttttattgtttttaattttgtttttattttatatatctAGACTCTAAGGATGAGCCTAATAGGCTAAATCCTTTGTTGAATTATGACAACACTTGATTATGTTATA is a genomic window containing:
- the LOC141631567 gene encoding uncharacterized protein LOC141631567, coding for MKATQDRQKSYTDIRRQPLEFEVGDKVFLKVSLMKGVKRFGIKGKLSPKYVGPYEVIKRIGLVAYKLELPANLGKVHDVFHISQLRKYISDPGHVLQTEILEIEPNLTYEERPIRIWDKKEKRLRNKVLPLVKVLWRCDKFEEETWVTEDSMRAKHPNRFEKGD